The following proteins are encoded in a genomic region of Dasypus novemcinctus isolate mDasNov1 chromosome 21, mDasNov1.1.hap2, whole genome shotgun sequence:
- the ZNF286A gene encoding zinc finger protein 286A, which translates to MRDSEAAPEVHSLCHSRDGRPQLRSTEPGSRVRRHALPRPLSGARRQQAARRAARSRGLLNSSAQSSQNLAEDQNLLTGEEAVTMETDLAEMPEKRALPSQESRLSQERSAEEGEVASLRLTARSQESVTFKDVAMDFTPEEWGKLDPTQRDVMLENYRNLVSLWLPVSKAENYNLENGKEPWMLEKKAPKSSYSGCQSRRRTEGTL; encoded by the exons ATGCGCGACTCGGAGGCGGCCCCAGAAGTTCATAGTCTTTGTCATTCCCGCGATGGGAG GCCCCAGCTCCGTAGCACCGAGCCAGGTTCCCGAGTGAGGAGACATGCCCTGCCCAGACCGCTGAGCGGAGCCCGCAGACAACAGGCAGCCAGGAGGGCGGCGAGGTCTCGGGGACTTCTAAACTCTTCTGCCCAGAGCAGTCAGAATCTGGCTGAAGATCAGAATCTTCTTACCGGGGAGGAGGCGGTGACCATGGAGACCGATTTGGCCGAAATGCCTGAGAAAAGAG CTCTGCCTTCCCAGGAGTCTCGCCTTTCCCAAGAGAGGAGCGCGGAAGAGGGAGAAGTGGCATCCCTGCGCCTGACAGCCAGATCCCAG GAATCAGTGACATTCAAGGATGTGGCCATGGACTTCACCCCAGAGGAGTGGGGGAAGCTGGATCCTACACAAAGGGACGTGATGCTGGAGAACTACAGGAACCTCGTGTCACTTT GGCTTCCAGTTTCAAAAGCTGAGAACTACAATTTGGAGAATGGAAAAGAACCATGGATGCTTGAGAAAAAAGCCCCCAAAAGCAGCTATTCAG GGTGCCAGTCCAGGAGAAGAACTGAAGGAACTCTATGA